One Olsenella sp. oral taxon 807 DNA segment encodes these proteins:
- the folP gene encoding dihydropteroate synthase: MLREDYSIWCCGRHELSLTRPRVMGILNVTPDSFSDGGENLDPQAAIARALQMLDEGADIIDVGGESTRPGHTPVDPEEEGNRVIPVIRGILAEAPTAIVSIDTRHAAIAKIAVRLGVSIINDVSGFSDPAMARVAAESNCGCIIMHWSKIRGVSTRRSVTLDSPRLRSRRPVQPRTVPTSTRRFTLPEEAPLMREVMGFLGDQARTLMRAGVSHDRICIDPGPGFDKSADEDIVIERATRKLVSMGYPVITALSRKRSVGAVSGIREARERDAASVGMCLSAIEDGSRIVRVHDVAATVQAINGYWSVAKADARQAFVSLGSNVGDRVGNLTHAVKLINKIPLTRVVLVSRAYETEPAYNIATPVANAVAEIRTELHPLVLLDALLGVEDELKRVRDPKLAGHGPRTIDCDLVFVEGEQHAGKRLTLPHPHLGERDYVLVPMEDLLHDPVRFLMHAGVPVYAPEERVGHVVSELGELDWREE; encoded by the coding sequence ATGCTTCGAGAGGATTACTCAATCTGGTGCTGTGGCAGACATGAGCTGTCACTGACGCGTCCGCGCGTCATGGGCATCCTTAACGTCACGCCAGATTCCTTCTCGGATGGTGGGGAGAACCTCGATCCGCAGGCGGCCATTGCCCGGGCGCTCCAGATGCTCGATGAGGGCGCCGATATCATCGACGTGGGCGGTGAGTCAACGCGTCCGGGTCATACGCCCGTAGATCCCGAGGAGGAGGGCAATCGCGTCATTCCCGTCATTCGCGGTATCCTCGCGGAGGCTCCCACGGCGATCGTGTCCATTGACACCCGTCATGCCGCCATCGCCAAGATTGCGGTGCGTCTTGGTGTCTCCATCATCAACGACGTCTCGGGCTTTAGTGATCCTGCAATGGCGCGCGTGGCGGCCGAGTCGAACTGCGGTTGTATCATCATGCATTGGAGCAAGATCAGGGGCGTGAGTACCCGTCGTTCCGTGACGCTCGACTCCCCGCGCCTCCGTTCGCGTCGCCCGGTACAGCCGCGCACGGTACCCACCAGCACGCGCCGCTTCACCCTGCCCGAGGAGGCCCCTCTCATGCGTGAGGTCATGGGCTTTCTGGGCGACCAGGCCCGCACGCTCATGCGTGCCGGCGTGAGTCACGATCGCATCTGTATAGACCCCGGTCCTGGCTTTGACAAGTCTGCCGATGAGGACATCGTCATCGAGCGAGCCACGAGAAAGCTCGTCTCCATGGGCTATCCGGTCATCACTGCCCTCTCGCGCAAGCGCTCGGTCGGTGCGGTGTCGGGCATCCGGGAGGCACGGGAGCGGGATGCGGCCAGCGTCGGCATGTGCCTCTCTGCCATAGAGGACGGCTCGCGTATCGTGCGTGTGCATGACGTTGCGGCGACGGTGCAGGCCATCAATGGCTACTGGTCCGTCGCCAAGGCTGATGCGCGTCAGGCCTTCGTGTCACTTGGGTCGAACGTTGGTGACCGCGTGGGTAACCTTACCCATGCGGTCAAGCTCATCAACAAGATTCCGCTTACCCGGGTTGTTCTGGTGAGCCGTGCGTACGAGACCGAGCCGGCCTACAACATCGCGACGCCGGTTGCCAACGCCGTGGCGGAGATTCGCACGGAGCTCCATCCGCTCGTGCTGCTCGATGCCCTGCTTGGCGTGGAGGATGAGCTCAAGCGTGTGCGCGATCCCAAGCTCGCCGGTCACGGGCCTCGCACCATTGACTGTGACCTCGTCTTCGTCGAGGGGGAGCAGCATGCGGGCAAGAGGCTCACGCTGCCCCATCCGCATCTGGGCGAGAGGGACTACGTTCTCGTCCCGATGGAGGATCTCCTGCATGATCCGGTGCGCTTCCTGATGCATGCGGGCGTTCCCGTCTATGCTCCAGAGGAGCGTGTGGGCCATGTGGTCTCCGAGCTGGGTGAGCTCGATTGGCGGGAGGAGTAG
- a CDS encoding patatin family protein gives MTALDTNISDCALVFEGGGYRGAYTAGFARVLLEQQFHFGFVCGLSAGASHTVDYTSRDLHRTRAAFLARKPAGVQIGGIRSIVQGTGLFNADYLYAGCVEDGFLPFDWETFCANPAQIRIQTFERDTGRTVTFGKEDMPDVMTMINLVRASSTLPGAMKPLPVNGRVLLDGGLGKGAGIPVRLAEEAGYRRFFFVATRPKGYRKQPPTKRELRMQNLVSRDYPYLRNAMLTRWERYNEELARMERLAREGRCLIVYPDAMPVESDTLSTARLTEAYDRGHAQGMRDLPIWREFLFGSADAGPHPDPSAIQAQIREADGDDGYIVIEP, from the coding sequence ATGACAGCACTCGACACCAACATATCGGACTGCGCCCTCGTCTTCGAGGGTGGCGGCTATCGCGGTGCCTATACGGCAGGGTTTGCCCGCGTCCTCCTCGAGCAACAGTTCCACTTCGGCTTCGTGTGCGGTCTCTCTGCGGGGGCAAGCCACACCGTCGATTACACCTCACGCGACCTGCATCGAACACGCGCGGCGTTTCTCGCCAGGAAGCCAGCGGGCGTACAGATTGGCGGCATACGGTCGATCGTCCAGGGCACGGGCCTCTTCAACGCCGATTACCTCTATGCGGGTTGCGTCGAGGACGGCTTTCTGCCCTTTGACTGGGAGACGTTTTGCGCAAACCCCGCTCAGATTCGCATTCAGACGTTCGAGCGTGACACCGGCAGAACCGTAACGTTTGGCAAAGAGGACATGCCGGATGTCATGACCATGATCAACCTCGTGCGCGCAAGCTCCACCCTGCCGGGCGCCATGAAGCCGCTTCCCGTAAACGGCAGGGTGCTGCTGGACGGTGGTTTGGGCAAGGGGGCCGGCATCCCTGTCAGACTGGCTGAGGAGGCGGGCTACCGACGTTTCTTCTTTGTGGCAACGCGTCCCAAGGGCTATCGCAAGCAACCCCCCACCAAGCGCGAGCTGCGCATGCAGAACCTCGTCTCACGCGACTACCCCTATCTACGCAACGCCATGCTCACCCGCTGGGAGCGCTACAACGAGGAACTCGCCCGCATGGAGCGGCTCGCACGAGAGGGGCGCTGCCTCATCGTCTATCCCGACGCCATGCCCGTCGAGAGCGACACGCTGAGCACGGCAAGGCTGACCGAGGCCTACGACCGGGGTCACGCGCAAGGCATGCGCGACCTGCCGATATGGCGCGAGTTTCTCTTTGGGTCCGCCGACGCGGGACCGCATCCCGATCCCTCCGCGATTCAGGCCCAGATCCGCGAGGCGGATGGTGATGACGGGTACATCGTCATCGAGCCGTAG
- a CDS encoding NAD-dependent protein deacylase: protein MAQTITNAAEAAKQLKERVERAKDVVFFGGAGVSTASGIPDFRSPSGLYNQHFSTSYSPEELLSHHFYLQHPEEFFDFYRKMMCAPEARPNQAHKKLAQLEAEGKLSAVITQNIDGLHQAAGSKHVIELHGSTHRNVCQSCGTVYSQEWVLSTEGVPVCESCGGRVKPDVVLYEEALDERDIVAAVDAISHCDMLIIGGTSLVVYPAAGLVQYFSGDDLVICNMGGTPQDGRADLVCDCDIAGAFDW from the coding sequence ATGGCACAGACGATCACCAACGCGGCCGAGGCGGCAAAGCAGCTCAAAGAGAGGGTCGAGCGGGCGAAAGACGTGGTTTTCTTTGGTGGTGCGGGTGTCTCGACGGCAAGCGGCATACCCGACTTCAGGAGTCCCTCCGGCCTCTACAACCAGCACTTCTCGACTAGCTACTCGCCCGAGGAGCTGCTGAGTCACCACTTCTACCTGCAACACCCCGAGGAGTTCTTCGACTTCTACCGCAAGATGATGTGCGCGCCCGAGGCCCGCCCCAACCAGGCGCACAAGAAGCTCGCTCAGCTCGAGGCTGAGGGCAAGCTGAGCGCCGTCATCACGCAAAACATCGATGGCCTGCACCAGGCGGCGGGCTCCAAGCACGTGATAGAGCTGCATGGCTCAACACACCGCAACGTCTGCCAGAGCTGCGGTACCGTCTACTCGCAGGAATGGGTGCTGTCAACCGAGGGTGTGCCTGTCTGCGAGAGTTGTGGCGGTCGCGTGAAGCCCGACGTGGTGCTCTATGAGGAGGCGCTCGACGAGAGGGACATCGTGGCTGCAGTGGACGCCATCTCGCACTGTGACATGCTAATCATCGGCGGGACGTCGCTCGTCGTGTATCCGGCCGCAGGGCTCGTGCAGTACTTCTCTGGGGATGACCTCGTGATATGCAACATGGGGGGAACCCCGCAGGATGGTCGGGCAGACCTCGTGTGCGACTGTGACATCGCAGGGGCGTTCGATTGGTAG